In Deltaproteobacteria bacterium, the sequence ATGGATAACGTATAAAAAAATATGCCAAATGCTGGAGGTTTACAATCTTTTCTTTATCCTTAAGTGATAAAACGCTTTCCTTCAAAAATGATTTAGGCATATCTTTGAAAGTGTAATCCGCTTTTAAATACCCTTTCTCAATACAGTAATTGGTAAGCTCTGTATTTGGAAAAGGCAAGAATAATGAACAAAATGGCTGTTGTGTCCCTGCCTTTTGATTTAATTCTATCGTTTTATACGCATCTTCAAGTGTTTCCTCCGGCAAACAAAACATATTGGATGTCTGAACCTGCATTCCATATTTGCGTGCAATCTGCCCACATTCAATAAGTTGCCTATCTGATATTTTTTTATTCAATATTTTTTCTCTTATTACTTCATTTCCTGTCTCGACCCCGAAGCTTATTGTGCGGCATCCTGCTCCAGCCAGCATCTTTGCCAGCTCCTCAGTCATTAAATTGGCCCTTGTAGTGCACATAAATGGATAACCTATTTCCTTTTTATAAATATCCAGAAAGTGTGCAAGCCACTTTTTATTTGCAGAAAAAAGATCATCAACAAAAAATATTGATTCCACAGGGTGTTTCCGGCGTATATTTGAAATTTCACGGATTAGGTTATCGGGGTCTTTATATCTCAAGTATTTATTATGGCTATCCTTAAATATATTTTGGATTTGCCCATTGTAACAGAAACTGCAATTATATGGACACCCCCTGCTCGCAATAAAACGTGGGACAGTATCCTTTGCCATAACGGGATAACGGGTAAAATAAGGGGTTCTATCTTCAATAATATCAGAAGAGTAATTATAAAAATCTGCCCGTCCTGTAGAACGGGCAACTCCGTTTTCATCCTTATACGCTAAACCCTTAATTAAAGACAAATCGCTTTTACCCTCATCCAATGCACGGCATGTTTCCACTAAAACATTTTCCCCATCACTGTTGCACACCAAATCAACACCCTGTACCGCCAAAATCTCTTCGGGATAAATTACAGCGTGAATACCTCCAACTATTATCTTAGTTGTTGGCAGTTTTTGCCGCAGCTTTTTAACCGCTTCTACCATCCATAAATGCTCGGTAGACATCAAGGAAATGCCGACCAAGTCTGGCTTAAGTTCATAAACAGCCTCACTCGGTTCCTTCTCCAATGACCATACTATCACCTCACAGTCAATTCCATGATGTCTGAGGTATGTCATAATGGCCAATATCCCAAAACTTGGAGATGCAAATTGCTGAACTAATACTATTTTCATACAGCGCCTTTTATTTAGATAAAC encodes:
- a CDS encoding radical SAM protein — protein: MKIVLVQQFASPSFGILAIMTYLRHHGIDCEVIVWSLEKEPSEAVYELKPDLVGISLMSTEHLWMVEAVKKLRQKLPTTKIIVGGIHAVIYPEEILAVQGVDLVCNSDGENVLVETCRALDEGKSDLSLIKGLAYKDENGVARSTGRADFYNYSSDIIEDRTPYFTRYPVMAKDTVPRFIASRGCPYNCSFCYNGQIQNIFKDSHNKYLRYKDPDNLIREISNIRRKHPVESIFFVDDLFSANKKWLAHFLDIYKKEIGYPFMCTTRANLMTEELAKMLAGAGCRTISFGVETGNEVIREKILNKKISDRQLIECGQIARKYGMQVQTSNMFCLPEETLEDAYKTIELNQKAGTQQPFCSLFLPFPNTELTNYCIEKGYLKADYTFKDMPKSFLKESVLSLKDKEKIVNLQHLAYFFIRYPWLYKNFRWVVRFRILKPLFFILYLLSSFLRHKEERGRSYISTFFYAWLFRKTI